One part of the Symphalangus syndactylus isolate Jambi chromosome 1, NHGRI_mSymSyn1-v2.1_pri, whole genome shotgun sequence genome encodes these proteins:
- the CTAGE1 gene encoding LOW QUALITY PROTEIN: cTAGE family member 2 (The sequence of the model RefSeq protein was modified relative to this genomic sequence to represent the inferred CDS: inserted 2 bases in 1 codon): protein MEEPRANPQPYLGLVLELLRRVVAALTEGMRPDSLPYGFPWELVICAAVVGFFAVLFLWRSFRSVTSRLYVRREKKFAVALSGLIEEKCKLLEKFSLVQKEFEGYEVESSLKDASFEKEATEAQSLEATCEKLNRFNSELEREILCLEKELXEEKSKHFEQNQLMADISKRIQSLEDESKSLKSQVAEAKMTFKRFQMNEEQLEIEIQDALNENSQLQESQKLLLQEAEVWKQQVSELIRQKRTCEDSKVHVEQVLNDKENHIKTLTERLLKMKDGVAMLEEDIMYDDNLELEMNSESEDGAYLDNPPKGALKKLIHTAKLNASLKTLGERNQIYIQLSEVDKTKEELTEHIKNLQTEQASLQSENTHFESENQKLQQKLKVMTELYQENEMKLYRKLIVEEKYHLEKEEKLSKVDEMISHATEELETYRKRAKDLKEFERTIHFYQKKIILHEKKAHDNWSAAWTAERNLNDLRKENAHNRQKLTEIEFKIKLLEKDPYGLDVPNTAFGREHSPYGPSPSGRPSSETRASLYPPTLLEGPPRLLPLLPGGGGRGSRGPGNPLDHQITNERGESSCDRLTDPHRAPSDTGPLSPSWEQDCRMIFPPPGQSYPDSALPPQRQDRFYSNCARLSGPAELRSFNMPSLDKMDGSMPSEMESSRNDTKDNLGNLNVPDSSLPTENEATGPGFVPPPLAPIRGSLLPVDTRGPFMRRGPPFPPPPPGTVFGASSGYFPPRDVPGPPRAPFAMRNVYLPRGFPPYRPPRPGFFPPTPTF, encoded by the exons ATGGAGGAGCCTAGGGCTAACCCTCAGCCATACTTGGGGCTGGTCCTGGAGTTGCTACGCAGGGTTGTGGCAGCACTGACTGAAGGTATGAGACCCGATTCTCTTCCTTATGGTTTTCCGTGGGAATTGGTGATATGTGCAGCTGTCGTTGGATTTTTTGCTGTTCTCTTTTTGTGGAGAAGTTTTAGATCAGTTACAAGTCGGCTTTatgtgagaagagagaaaaagtttGCTGTGGCACTTTCTGGACTAattgaagaaaaatgtaaactaCTTGAAAAATTTAGTCTTGTTCAAAAAGAGTTTGAAGGCTATGAAGTAGAGTCATCTTTAAAGGATGCCAGCTTTGAGAAGGAGGCAACAGAAGCACAAAGTTTGGAGGCAACCTGCGAAAAGCTGAACAGGTTCAATTCTGAACTTGAGCGTGAAATACTCTGTCTAGAAAAAGAgtt agaagagaaatctaaacatTTTGAACAAAATCAATTGATGGCAGATATTTCCAAAAGGATACAGTCGCTAGAAGATGAGTCAAAATCCCTCAAATCACAAGTAGCTGAAGCCAAAATGACCTTCAAGAGATTTCAAATGAATGAAGAACAACTGGAGATAGAAATACAAGATGCTTTGAATGAAAATTCTCAACTTCAGGAAAGCCAGAAACTGCTTTTGCAAGAAGCTGAAGTATGGAAACAACAAGTGAGTGAACTTATTAGACAGAAAAGAACATGTGAAGACTCCAAAGTACACGTAGAACAAGTtctaaatgataaagaaaatcacATCAAGACTCTGACTGAACGCTTGCTAAAGATGAAAGATGGCGTTGCTATGCTTGAAGAAGACATAATGTATGATGATAACTTGGAATTAGAAATGAACAGTGAATCAGAAGATGGTGCTTACTTGGATAATCCTCCAAAAGGAGCTTTGAAGAAACTGATTCATACTGCTAAGTTAAATGCTTCTTTAAAAACCTTAGGAGAAAGAAACCAAATTTATATTCAATTATCTGAAGTTGATAAAACAAAGGAAGAGCTTACAGAGCATATTAAAAATCTTCAGACTGAACAAGCATCTTTGCAGTCAGAAAACACACATTTTGAAAGTGAGAATCAGAAGCTTCAGCAGAAACTTAAAGTAATGACTGAAttatatcaagaaaatgaaatgaaactctACAGGAAATTAATAGTAGAGGAAAAATACCatttagagaaagaagagaaactttCTAAAGTAGACGAAATGATCAGCCATGCCACTGAAGAGCTGGAGACCTATCGAAAGCGAGCCAAAGATCTTAAAGAATTTGAGAGAACTATTCATTTTTATCAAAAGAAGATTATTCTCCATGAGAAAAAAGCACACGATAATTGGTCGGCAGCTTGGACTGCTGAAAGAAACCTCAatgatttaaggaaagaaaatgctcacaacagacaaaaattaactgaaatagagtttaaaataaaacttttagaaaaagatCCTTATGGACTTGATGTTCCAAATACAGCATTTGGCAGAGAGCATTCCCCATATGGTCCCTCACCATCGGGTCGGCCTTCATCTGAAACGAGAGCTTCTCTCTATCCTCCAACTTTGTTGGAGGGTCCTCCCAGACTCTTACCTTTGCTtccagggggaggaggaagaggctcCAGAGGCCCAGGGAATCCTCTGGACCATCAGATTACCAATGAAAGAGGAGAATCAAGCTGTGATAGGTTAACTGATCCTCACAGGGCTCCTTCTGACACGGGGCCCCTGTCACCTTCGTGGGAACAGGACTGTAGGATGATATTTCCTCCACCAGGACAATCATATCCTGATTCAGCTCTTCCTCCACAAAGGCAAGATAGATTTTATTCTAATTGTGCTAGACTCTCTGGACCAGCAGAACTCAGAAGTTTTAATATGCCTTCTTTGGATAAAATGGATGGGTCAATGCCTTCAGAAATGGAATCCAGTAGAAATGATACCAAAGATAATCTTGGTAATTTAAACGTGCCTGATTCATCTCTCCCCACTGAAAATGAAGCAACTGGCCCTGGCTTTGTTCCTCCACCTCTTGCTCCAATCAGAGGTTCATTGCTTCCAGTAGATACAAGGGGCCCGTTCATGAGAAGAGGACCTCCTTTccccccacctcctccaggaactGTGTTTGGAGCTTCTTCAGGTTATTTTCCACCAAGGGATGTCCCAGGTCCACCACGTGCTCCATTTGCAATGAGAAATGTCTATCTACCGAGAGGTTTTCCTCCTTACCGTCCCCCAAGACCTGGATttttccccccaacccccacattCTGA